A single genomic interval of Saccharospirillum mangrovi harbors:
- a CDS encoding tetratricopeptide repeat protein, which produces MALSSFFGRRPALAWSVTLVVSLPLSAMAESQSTPNSNGPVVALDQDVNGPVLEEFISMIRAGDWEPARIMAPELLDRFEGTPRFDFFYAQLLLHDGETREAIFALERVLIMQPEQHRARLDLARAYYANNNLVRARTEFERVLETNPPPQVRTNIEAFLDRITAIERARDRQFNLFAGVEGGYDTNINGGGNLDGQLDPNLLGLTDLSDESLAIESAYTQYRFGARLVQPTSLKTGHVFGFLGQATQYLEDDSFNQTRITGQYRLQRALPRKSRAQISTNLSQSLLGGEAYQFSAALSGQATTPLFASLEGGLAAQLNMGFAQSDDASDSSTDAIGVLFTAAENNRRHRFDSQFVRFRRGGNNDGHLEWNGISNRYSLGWQLSGKWTTDVAFRHDLRTYQDDDLLFLQNNSNNQTKVRKDQLITADIGLSWQPASWLQTRTGSRFEWLDSNINAYERDRLVINQSVTLTF; this is translated from the coding sequence ATGGCCCTCTCTTCCTTTTTTGGCCGACGCCCTGCCCTTGCCTGGAGCGTCACCCTGGTTGTTTCCCTGCCGCTTTCGGCCATGGCCGAATCTCAATCCACACCCAATTCAAATGGTCCAGTTGTCGCACTGGACCAGGATGTTAACGGCCCCGTGCTCGAAGAGTTTATCAGCATGATTCGTGCCGGTGATTGGGAGCCAGCGCGCATCATGGCACCGGAGCTGCTGGATCGCTTCGAAGGCACGCCCCGTTTCGACTTCTTCTACGCCCAGTTGCTGCTGCACGACGGCGAAACCCGCGAAGCCATTTTTGCGCTCGAACGGGTGCTGATCATGCAACCGGAACAGCACCGCGCCCGGCTCGATCTGGCGCGGGCCTATTACGCCAACAACAACCTGGTGCGGGCACGAACCGAATTTGAACGCGTTCTGGAGACCAATCCGCCGCCGCAGGTGCGCACCAACATCGAGGCGTTTCTGGATCGCATCACCGCCATCGAACGCGCCCGTGACCGTCAGTTCAATCTGTTCGCTGGCGTTGAAGGCGGCTACGACACCAACATCAATGGCGGCGGCAATCTGGATGGGCAGCTCGATCCGAACCTGCTCGGCCTGACCGACTTGAGTGACGAGTCGCTGGCCATCGAAAGCGCCTACACCCAGTACCGTTTTGGCGCCCGTCTGGTGCAACCGACCAGCTTAAAAACCGGCCACGTTTTCGGCTTCCTCGGCCAGGCCACGCAGTACCTGGAAGACGATTCTTTCAACCAAACCCGAATCACCGGCCAATACCGCCTGCAACGCGCTTTGCCGCGTAAATCGCGTGCGCAGATATCGACCAACCTGAGCCAAAGCCTGCTCGGCGGCGAAGCCTATCAGTTCTCGGCGGCCTTAAGCGGCCAGGCCACGACGCCGTTATTCGCGTCGTTGGAAGGCGGACTGGCGGCCCAGCTCAATATGGGTTTTGCCCAGAGCGACGACGCTTCCGACAGCAGCACCGACGCCATTGGCGTTCTGTTTACTGCGGCTGAAAACAATCGCCGCCATCGCTTCGACAGCCAATTCGTGCGTTTCCGTCGGGGCGGCAACAACGACGGCCATCTGGAATGGAACGGCATCAGCAACCGCTACAGCCTGGGCTGGCAGTTATCTGGCAAATGGACCACCGACGTAGCCTTCCGTCACGACCTGCGCACCTACCAGGACGACGACCTGCTGTTTTTGCAAAACAACAGCAACAACCAAACTAAGGTGCGCAAAGACCAACTCATCACCGCCGACATAGGGCTGAGCTGGCAACCGGCATCCTGGTTACAAACCCGCACTGGCAGTCGGTTTGAATGGCTGGATTCGAACATCAATGCCTATGAGCGGGACCGGTTGGTGATCAATCAATCAGTCACGCTGACGTTCTAG
- a CDS encoding tetratricopeptide repeat-containing response regulator has protein sequence MGLDLSDSLNKHVLLVDDFANVRKSIKSMITSIGLRNVFEAAHGNEATRIVREQKLDIVMCDYNLEKGKNGSQLLEEWRKRGWLSHETFFVMITAETSRDRVMGTLEFQPDDYLAKPFALDTLKQRLVRWMDRQEELRPVNAALDRGNWEEVAKMCRDLIKNKSRYRPWAQRKYHQALLKTDRLDDATKFLGMVLKEREYPWARLEVHRIQVARKELPKAEKGLRTLISKEPNLIDAYDLLAQVQNMLKQPEHVQHTLEQALERSPLNIPRQRSLAKVATGNGDLATATRAYKEVVNLSEGTMHDSPDVYKDALRATRTRMALETNEAQRRRLRLDAMTYLKKLMKNFPDDADGDLVSRAYRAFLNDPQDVRARADGFIKELAQKASRKMEELSQDSAVDIAEIIYEKGENELADELIDKLRDYHRSSKAFLDRLNQVQTEPKTTAEMREKAHHLNIQGIEHYKKKRYSEAVGQFEEALEHSPRHPGIILNLVQSSLLEVGTGTPSKQRLDQCVELVKRISYLPRDHYQYERYLTIRTKLNDLTDGAVVAQ, from the coding sequence ATGGGTTTGGACTTATCAGATTCGCTGAATAAGCACGTTTTACTGGTCGACGATTTTGCCAACGTGCGTAAGTCGATTAAGAGCATGATTACCTCCATCGGGCTGCGCAACGTCTTTGAAGCGGCACATGGCAACGAAGCAACCCGCATTGTGCGGGAACAAAAGCTCGATATCGTCATGTGCGACTACAACCTGGAAAAGGGCAAAAACGGCTCGCAGCTGCTCGAAGAGTGGCGCAAGCGCGGTTGGCTGTCGCACGAAACCTTCTTTGTGATGATCACCGCAGAAACCTCGCGCGACCGCGTTATGGGCACGCTCGAATTCCAGCCGGATGACTACCTTGCCAAACCCTTTGCTCTGGACACGCTCAAGCAGCGACTGGTGCGTTGGATGGACCGCCAGGAAGAGTTGCGGCCAGTCAATGCCGCTCTCGACCGTGGCAACTGGGAAGAAGTGGCTAAGATGTGCCGCGACCTGATCAAGAACAAGAGCCGCTACCGGCCCTGGGCGCAGCGTAAATACCACCAGGCGTTGCTGAAAACCGACCGTCTGGACGATGCCACCAAGTTCCTCGGCATGGTGTTGAAAGAACGCGAATACCCCTGGGCACGGCTGGAAGTGCACCGCATTCAGGTGGCGCGCAAGGAATTGCCAAAAGCCGAAAAAGGCTTGCGCACGCTGATCAGCAAAGAACCCAACCTGATCGATGCTTACGACCTGCTGGCGCAGGTGCAGAACATGCTCAAGCAACCTGAGCATGTGCAGCACACGCTGGAGCAGGCGTTGGAGCGCTCCCCGCTGAACATTCCGCGTCAGCGCAGCCTGGCGAAAGTCGCCACCGGTAATGGCGACCTGGCGACGGCTACCCGCGCTTATAAAGAAGTGGTCAATCTGTCCGAAGGCACCATGCATGACTCGCCCGACGTCTACAAAGACGCCCTGCGCGCCACCCGGACCCGCATGGCGCTGGAAACCAACGAAGCCCAGCGGCGTCGGTTGCGGCTCGATGCGATGACCTACTTAAAGAAGTTGATGAAGAACTTCCCGGACGATGCCGATGGCGATTTGGTGTCGCGTGCATACCGGGCCTTTTTGAACGATCCGCAGGACGTTCGTGCCCGCGCCGACGGCTTTATTAAAGAGCTGGCGCAAAAGGCGTCGCGCAAGATGGAAGAGTTGTCGCAGGACAGCGCCGTGGATATCGCCGAGATCATTTATGAAAAGGGCGAGAACGAACTGGCCGACGAATTGATCGACAAACTGCGCGATTATCACCGTTCGTCCAAGGCTTTCCTCGATCGCCTGAATCAGGTTCAGACCGAGCCAAAGACCACCGCCGAGATGCGCGAAAAGGCGCACCACCTGAACATTCAGGGCATCGAGCACTACAAGAAAAAACGCTACTCCGAAGCGGTGGGCCAGTTCGAAGAAGCGCTGGAACATTCGCCACGCCACCCCGGCATTATTCTCAACCTGGTGCAGTCGAGCCTGTTGGAAGTGGGTACGGGTACGCCGTCGAAACAGCGCCTGGATCAGTGCGTGGAGTTGGTCAAACGGATCAGTTATTTGCCGCGTGACCACTATCAGTACGAACGCTATCTGACCATTCGCACCAAACTCAATGATTTGACCGACGGCGCTGTTGTCGCGCAATGA
- a CDS encoding sensor histidine kinase, translating to MSKLELDMNTIMASTVHDVKNALSLIDDQIRDVMQEVAQVSPEGAAYLNRIRLETGRINNDLVHMLGLYRMHQNTFHPSFDDVPVEEVVQDASSRYTESLTALGIELNIQMDDPDCVWYMDPALIESVLANILTNCIRYTRDRVDVFVSERDGGLSIRVVDNGDGYPEKLLNFMGTEEEQGSVNFQTGSTGLGLFFCHQIAGLHRNGDRQGTIQLTNDPKGGASFELWLP from the coding sequence ATGAGCAAGCTCGAACTCGATATGAACACCATCATGGCCTCGACCGTCCATGATGTGAAAAACGCCCTCAGCCTGATCGACGATCAGATTCGCGACGTCATGCAGGAAGTGGCGCAGGTGAGCCCGGAAGGTGCGGCCTATCTGAATCGCATCCGGCTGGAAACCGGCCGCATCAACAACGATCTGGTGCACATGCTGGGTTTGTATCGCATGCACCAGAACACCTTCCATCCGAGTTTCGACGACGTGCCGGTGGAAGAGGTGGTGCAGGACGCCAGCTCGCGTTACACCGAAAGCCTGACGGCTCTGGGCATTGAATTGAACATCCAGATGGATGACCCGGACTGCGTCTGGTACATGGACCCGGCGCTGATCGAAAGCGTGCTGGCGAATATCCTGACCAACTGCATTCGCTATACCCGCGACCGGGTGGATGTGTTTGTCAGCGAACGCGACGGCGGTTTGTCGATTCGGGTTGTCGACAACGGCGATGGTTACCCGGAAAAATTGCTCAATTTTATGGGCACCGAAGAAGAGCAGGGTAGCGTGAATTTCCAGACCGGCAGCACCGGCCTGGGCTTGTTCTTCTGCCATCAGATTGCCGGCCTGCACCGCAACGGTGATCGCCAGGGCACCATTCAATTGACCAACGATCCCAAAGGCGGCGCCAGCTTCGAACTCTGGCTGCCCTGA
- the guaD gene encoding guanine deaminase encodes MNQTAPLTGAVLLLAQTLDFPTPSDCRHQPQGALVIQQGRILWHGDRADLPWPRDQFDAVYDYGNAWLLPGFIDSHVHAAQMPVIASWGEQLLDWLERYTFPAERRFEDPAVARSASGAFLDSLLAHGTTTALVFGTVHEDATDALFEAAQTRGMAMIAGKVLMDRNCPDFLSDTAQSGYDASARLIQRWHGTDRLRYAVTPRFAPTSTEAQLEGAGALMSLAEGLYSQTHVSENPAEVAWVKSLFPNARDYVDVYERYGLLNDHAVLAHGLHLTDREWQSLANTGARLAVCPTSNTFLGSGLFDFQRAEDEGVALSLATDVGGGTSLSQLVSAAEAYKVAQLKGKKLSANWLLHRITQGNAEALHLGAEIGTLDVDKQADLVVLNPVASQNLAARLDGIEALDERLFALVILGDERLTQATWVAGQRRYCNGQTTPIS; translated from the coding sequence ATGAACCAGACCGCCCCTTTGACCGGCGCCGTGTTGCTGCTGGCTCAAACACTGGATTTTCCCACCCCGTCTGACTGTCGCCATCAGCCCCAAGGCGCCTTAGTGATTCAACAAGGCCGTATTCTCTGGCACGGCGACCGCGCCGATTTGCCCTGGCCGCGCGACCAATTTGACGCCGTTTACGATTATGGCAACGCCTGGCTGTTGCCGGGTTTTATCGATAGCCACGTGCACGCTGCCCAGATGCCGGTGATCGCCAGTTGGGGGGAACAATTGCTCGATTGGCTGGAGCGCTACACCTTTCCGGCCGAGCGTCGCTTTGAAGACCCGGCGGTCGCACGCAGCGCCAGCGGTGCCTTTCTCGATTCATTGCTGGCGCACGGCACCACCACTGCGTTGGTGTTCGGCACCGTGCACGAAGACGCCACGGATGCCTTGTTCGAAGCCGCGCAAACGCGTGGCATGGCGATGATCGCCGGCAAGGTGTTGATGGATCGCAACTGCCCCGATTTTCTCAGCGACACCGCCCAAAGCGGTTACGACGCCAGCGCCCGGCTGATTCAACGCTGGCACGGCACCGACCGTTTGCGTTACGCAGTTACGCCGCGTTTTGCGCCCACCTCGACCGAGGCACAACTGGAAGGCGCTGGTGCGTTGATGTCGCTCGCCGAGGGCCTGTACAGCCAGACCCATGTGTCGGAAAACCCGGCCGAAGTGGCTTGGGTGAAATCGCTGTTTCCAAACGCGCGCGATTACGTCGATGTCTATGAACGCTACGGTTTGCTGAACGATCACGCTGTTCTGGCGCACGGTTTGCACCTGACGGATCGCGAGTGGCAGTCGCTGGCGAACACCGGCGCGCGACTGGCCGTGTGCCCGACCTCCAATACGTTTTTGGGCAGCGGTTTGTTCGACTTCCAACGCGCCGAAGACGAGGGCGTGGCCTTGAGTCTGGCGACCGATGTCGGCGGTGGCACCTCGCTGTCGCAACTGGTGTCGGCGGCCGAGGCTTATAAAGTCGCGCAATTGAAAGGCAAAAAACTCTCGGCCAACTGGCTGTTGCACCGCATCACCCAAGGCAACGCCGAGGCGCTGCATCTGGGTGCTGAGATTGGCACTCTGGATGTCGACAAGCAGGCGGATCTGGTGGTGTTGAACCCGGTGGCGAGTCAGAATCTGGCGGCGCGGCTGGACGGCATCGAGGCGTTGGATGAGCGTTTATTCGCGCTGGTGATTCTCGGTGATGAACGTTTAACGCAGGCAACCTGGGTTGCTGGTCAGCGCCGTTATTGCAATGGTCAGACAACACCCATAAGCTAA
- a CDS encoding TetR/AcrR family transcriptional regulator — protein sequence MVDQAQKRLKEEFQTKEKAGRIRQQNEAVILSAAETEFAQHGFKGASLNAIAERAGLPKSNILYYFQNKAGLYGAVLSDILGMWNQAFNDATVDDDPAEAIGAYIRAKIRYSRSHPLASKIFAIEVIQGAPHLKKYLADELHIWARGRAKVIQAWIDAGKMDAVDPLHLMFLIWGATQHYADFATQVQWALDAEELSDADYDTAIATVTQVVLKGIGLG from the coding sequence ATGGTCGATCAAGCCCAGAAACGGCTGAAGGAAGAATTCCAGACCAAGGAAAAAGCGGGTCGTATTCGTCAACAAAACGAAGCCGTTATTCTCAGCGCGGCCGAAACGGAATTTGCTCAGCACGGCTTTAAAGGGGCGTCGTTGAACGCTATTGCCGAACGCGCCGGTCTGCCCAAATCCAACATCCTGTATTACTTCCAGAATAAGGCCGGTTTATACGGTGCGGTGTTGTCGGACATCCTCGGTATGTGGAACCAGGCGTTTAACGACGCCACTGTGGATGACGATCCGGCCGAGGCCATCGGCGCTTATATTCGCGCCAAAATCCGTTATTCGCGCAGCCATCCTTTGGCGTCGAAAATCTTTGCCATCGAAGTGATTCAGGGCGCGCCGCATCTGAAAAAATACCTGGCGGATGAACTGCACATCTGGGCGCGTGGTCGTGCGAAAGTGATTCAGGCCTGGATCGACGCTGGCAAAATGGACGCGGTCGATCCACTGCATCTGATGTTTCTGATCTGGGGTGCCACTCAGCATTACGCCGACTTTGCCACTCAGGTGCAGTGGGCGTTGGATGCCGAAGAGTTGTCGGATGCCGATTACGACACCGCCATCGCTACGGTTACCCAAGTGGTGCTCAAAGGCATCGGCTTGGGCTGA
- the yfbR gene encoding 5'-deoxynucleotidase, with protein MTTYRFFAYLGRLRWIKRWGLKRNVIEENVMEHSWQVATIAHALAVIRNEQFGGGCSPERVATAALYHDVSEIITGDLPSPIKYHSSTITAAYKAIEDEAEQEMLAQLPAWMQNAYAPFLRHQDMDEEVADLVKAADLISAYLKCQSELNANNQEFSRAAVEIERKIRQLAHPEVDYFMTHFVESYQLTLDELLIQHDKNTNPR; from the coding sequence ATGACCACCTACCGATTCTTCGCCTATCTCGGCCGGCTGCGCTGGATAAAACGCTGGGGGCTCAAGCGCAACGTCATTGAAGAAAACGTCATGGAGCATTCCTGGCAGGTCGCCACCATCGCTCATGCGTTAGCGGTGATTCGCAACGAACAGTTCGGTGGCGGCTGTTCGCCAGAACGCGTTGCCACCGCCGCGCTGTATCACGACGTCAGCGAAATCATCACCGGCGATTTGCCGTCGCCAATCAAGTACCACTCCAGCACCATCACCGCCGCTTACAAAGCCATCGAAGACGAAGCCGAACAGGAAATGCTGGCGCAATTACCGGCCTGGATGCAAAACGCCTACGCGCCGTTTTTGCGACATCAGGACATGGACGAGGAAGTAGCGGACTTAGTGAAGGCGGCCGATTTAATCAGCGCTTATTTGAAATGCCAGAGCGAACTGAACGCCAATAATCAGGAATTTTCCCGGGCGGCAGTGGAGATTGAACGCAAGATTCGCCAGCTGGCACACCCGGAAGTGGATTATTTTATGACCCACTTCGTTGAGTCCTACCAACTGACGCTCGACGAATTACTGATTCAGCACGACAAAAACACCAACCCGCGCTGA
- a CDS encoding helix-turn-helix transcriptional regulator — MSARDDILQLLKQSDALTAADVGDATGLTSMGARGHLERLERDGLVQWQETPHGRGRPRRLWRLTRDGHDRFGDRHDRLTVELIGQVRQLFGDDGLNRLIGEREQQQRTRYQNALRQVPDSPQAKLDALAAERSREGYMAEVIATDGGWELIEHHCPICAAAETCQNFCRSELTVFRDSLGPDYEVERAEHLLSDGQRCRYAIKRREDE; from the coding sequence ATGAGTGCCCGCGACGACATTCTCCAATTGCTCAAGCAAAGCGACGCCTTGACCGCCGCCGATGTTGGCGACGCCACCGGCTTGACCAGCATGGGCGCGCGCGGCCATCTGGAGCGACTGGAACGCGATGGTCTGGTGCAGTGGCAGGAAACGCCTCACGGTCGCGGTCGGCCACGGCGTTTGTGGCGCTTAACGCGCGACGGCCACGACCGCTTTGGTGATCGTCACGACCGCTTAACGGTCGAACTGATCGGCCAGGTGCGGCAATTGTTTGGCGACGACGGCCTGAATCGTCTGATCGGCGAACGCGAACAACAACAGCGCACGCGTTACCAAAATGCCTTGCGTCAGGTGCCCGATTCGCCACAAGCCAAACTCGACGCACTCGCCGCCGAACGCTCGCGCGAAGGCTACATGGCCGAAGTTATCGCCACCGATGGCGGCTGGGAATTGATTGAACACCACTGCCCGATCTGCGCCGCCGCCGAAACCTGCCAGAATTTTTGCCGCTCCGAATTGACGGTGTTTCGCGACAGCCTGGGACCGGATTACGAAGTGGAACGCGCCGAGCATTTACTCAGCGATGGCCAACGTTGCCGCTACGCCATCAAGCGCCGGGAGGACGAATGA
- a CDS encoding S66 family peptidase, with the protein MLPLQIPRALRAGDRLAAVSLSWGGPGVFPHQYELGKRQLEAEFGVELVAMPNALRDADWLAQNPAARADDLMQAFADANIHGIVSTIGGDDSIRLLPHLDLDVVRQNPKIFLGYSDTTVSHLVCLKAGLRSYYGPSIMAGFGERGGLLPLMVDSVRATLFEPEPNWTLPANTGAWSTDVVDWAIPVEGSPTRPREQPTQWHWLQGDGRVHGHLLGGCMDSLNELPGTPLWPTLEHWQDAVLFMETSEEAPPPGQLLRFIRALDAMGVLRRLKAILLGRPGGCRPEQFADYDAALLRGVRDEAGLDLPLVTHLDFGHTDPMWVLPMGAEIEIDCNAQTLRLCELATRPSD; encoded by the coding sequence ATGTTGCCGTTGCAAATTCCCCGCGCATTGCGCGCTGGTGACCGCCTGGCTGCGGTCAGTTTGTCCTGGGGTGGGCCGGGAGTGTTTCCGCACCAGTACGAATTGGGCAAGCGCCAATTGGAGGCTGAATTCGGTGTTGAACTGGTGGCTATGCCGAATGCGTTGCGCGACGCCGATTGGCTGGCGCAAAACCCAGCGGCCCGGGCGGACGATTTAATGCAGGCGTTTGCCGACGCCAACATTCACGGCATTGTTTCCACCATCGGCGGTGACGATTCGATTCGGTTATTGCCGCATCTCGATCTCGACGTGGTGCGCCAAAACCCCAAAATTTTTCTCGGTTATTCCGACACCACCGTCAGCCATCTGGTCTGTCTGAAAGCCGGGCTGCGTTCTTATTACGGACCGTCGATCATGGCTGGCTTTGGCGAACGCGGCGGCCTGTTGCCGTTGATGGTCGATAGCGTGCGCGCGACCTTGTTCGAGCCAGAGCCCAACTGGACATTGCCAGCCAACACCGGCGCCTGGTCAACCGACGTTGTGGACTGGGCGATTCCAGTGGAAGGCAGCCCGACCCGGCCGCGTGAGCAACCCACGCAATGGCATTGGTTGCAAGGCGATGGCCGGGTGCACGGTCATCTGCTCGGTGGCTGCATGGATTCGCTGAACGAATTACCCGGCACGCCGTTGTGGCCGACGCTTGAGCACTGGCAGGACGCAGTGCTGTTTATGGAAACGTCGGAAGAAGCACCGCCGCCGGGTCAGTTGCTGCGCTTTATCCGCGCGCTGGATGCGATGGGCGTGTTGCGGCGCTTAAAAGCGATTTTGCTGGGCCGCCCCGGCGGGTGTCGGCCGGAGCAATTTGCCGATTACGACGCGGCGCTGCTGCGCGGTGTGCGCGACGAAGCCGGGCTTGATCTGCCGTTGGTCACGCACCTCGACTTCGGCCATACCGATCCGATGTGGGTGTTGCCGATGGGCGCGGAGATCGAGATCGATTGCAACGCCCAAACGTTACGCCTGTGCGAACTGGCAACGCGGCCAAGTGACTGA
- a CDS encoding 1-acyl-sn-glycerol-3-phosphate acyltransferase, whose amino-acid sequence MTTEFDDIRPYHDDEVPAILKATVNDVELHSAIGSWLAPGVNRKAPWLIRPLVKLALKWQFRGVRRVDDFQPRLRGFVKRILDKSVSDLQVRGLDKLDPNKAYLFVSNHRDIVMDPAMVNWALYHAGFQTVRIAIGDNLLSKPFASHLMRLNKSFIVRRSVKGVKAKWQAAQTLSRYIHHCITVDNANVWIAQREGRAKDGYDRTNSAVINMFSLSKPADRDFASYVRELNIVPVCISYELDPLDLAKARELHAQEQKGGYRKRAHEDIQSIARGMTGWKGRVQLTFGDVLDGDFESDEAVAKAIDEQVHQLYRVFETNDWAYATLNGETPAPANAEVELLAKRVGSARDALKPYLLRQYANAVRMKRGETPLVSAVAEASEPTQ is encoded by the coding sequence ATGACCACCGAATTTGACGACATTCGCCCTTACCACGACGACGAAGTACCGGCCATTCTCAAAGCCACGGTGAATGACGTCGAATTGCACAGCGCCATTGGCTCCTGGCTGGCGCCGGGCGTGAATCGCAAAGCGCCCTGGCTGATTCGCCCGCTGGTGAAACTGGCGCTGAAATGGCAGTTCCGCGGTGTGCGCCGGGTGGATGATTTTCAGCCGCGCCTGCGCGGTTTCGTCAAACGCATTCTCGATAAGTCGGTGTCGGATTTGCAGGTGCGCGGCCTCGATAAACTCGACCCCAACAAAGCCTATCTGTTTGTCTCCAACCATCGTGACATCGTGATGGATCCGGCCATGGTCAACTGGGCCTTGTACCACGCCGGTTTCCAGACCGTGCGCATCGCCATCGGCGACAACCTGCTGAGCAAACCCTTTGCCTCGCATCTGATGCGGCTGAACAAAAGTTTCATCGTGCGGCGCTCGGTTAAGGGCGTGAAAGCCAAGTGGCAGGCGGCGCAAACGCTGTCGCGCTACATCCATCATTGCATCACTGTCGATAACGCCAACGTCTGGATTGCCCAGCGCGAAGGCCGCGCCAAAGACGGTTACGACCGCACCAATTCAGCGGTGATCAATATGTTCAGTCTGAGCAAACCGGCCGACCGCGATTTCGCCAGTTACGTGCGTGAACTGAACATCGTGCCGGTGTGCATCAGCTACGAGCTTGACCCGCTGGATTTGGCAAAGGCGCGCGAGCTGCACGCTCAGGAACAAAAGGGCGGTTATCGCAAACGCGCGCATGAAGACATTCAATCCATCGCGCGCGGCATGACCGGCTGGAAAGGCCGGGTGCAACTGACCTTTGGCGATGTGCTGGATGGTGATTTCGAGTCGGACGAGGCGGTCGCCAAAGCCATCGATGAACAGGTTCATCAGCTGTATCGCGTCTTTGAAACCAACGACTGGGCGTATGCAACGCTGAACGGCGAAACGCCTGCGCCGGCCAATGCGGAAGTGGAGTTGTTAGCTAAACGCGTTGGCAGCGCGCGCGATGCGCTCAAGCCTTATCTGCTGCGTCAATACGCCAACGCGGTGCGCATGAAACGCGGCGAAACACCGTTGGTGTCGGCGGTGGCCGAGGCGTCCGAGCCGACTCAGTAA
- a CDS encoding class II aldolase/adducin family protein: MLFETERQTVVELCQQLSQRGFFAATGGNLMLRLDARQVAVTPSATDYASLSAADVCVLNLSDLSVVEAQRSPSVESSLHARVLRRRADLQCSIHTHQPLASACALLGAPLDVPAEQQPLLGKRVPVVGYAPSGTTLLARRLERAVDAHSHAWLMRNHGVLCAAADSDTALAAIEALERLAAAHLNRLIGQRLERMPPAKRDALAVLQNDLQQEAAL, encoded by the coding sequence ATGCTGTTTGAAACCGAACGCCAAACGGTCGTTGAGCTGTGCCAGCAGCTGTCGCAACGCGGATTTTTTGCCGCCACCGGGGGCAACCTGATGTTGCGTCTGGACGCGCGCCAGGTGGCCGTTACCCCATCAGCGACCGACTACGCCAGCCTGAGCGCCGCCGATGTCTGCGTGCTCAACTTGAGTGATCTTTCGGTGGTTGAAGCGCAGCGCTCGCCATCGGTCGAATCCAGTCTGCACGCTCGCGTGCTGCGTCGCCGAGCGGATTTGCAGTGCAGCATTCACACCCACCAACCCCTGGCCAGCGCCTGCGCATTACTCGGTGCACCGCTGGACGTGCCAGCCGAACAACAGCCGCTGCTGGGCAAACGTGTGCCGGTGGTCGGTTACGCGCCTTCCGGAACGACCTTGCTGGCGCGGCGTCTGGAGCGGGCAGTCGATGCTCACAGCCACGCCTGGCTGATGCGCAATCACGGTGTGCTGTGCGCAGCGGCCGACAGCGATACCGCCCTGGCGGCTATTGAAGCGTTGGAACGATTGGCCGCTGCGCATCTGAATCGGTTGATCGGTCAGCGACTGGAACGAATGCCGCCCGCCAAACGTGATGCCCTGGCGGTGTTGCAGAACGATCTGCAACAGGAGGCGGCGTTATGA